In the genome of Spirochaetia bacterium, one region contains:
- a CDS encoding LacI family transcriptional regulator gives MSQVTRDSVAKKAGVSSATVSRVFNAPLSVSPVLRNKVLESAKALGYIPNKAAAQLRRSGTGVIAVVELAKKGRPYYWGSLASFDWFYGQVMRGLQTAVEKSSWQLTFASIRNEEELLQLAARCDGIIGYDVDDKEEEKLFMDAGIPCILCHHIMPGPGLCRFSTDNERGGVLQADYLGSLGKSRPLYVTGYLSQVQPHVQRMKGFCSHAWEHCAVEEVAFGCRGEVEKLANRVQGMFEDGLIDSIACVNDLTLVQLLLHLKEYDLACVGYDAAPFSDFLPGTIASVDLHIGTIYQSALASLIAHLGGADLEGRTFEPSLVIKGEGKP, from the coding sequence ATGTCGCAGGTTACCAGAGATTCCGTGGCAAAGAAAGCCGGAGTCAGCAGTGCGACGGTGAGCAGGGTGTTCAATGCACCGCTGTCTGTTTCACCTGTATTGAGAAACAAGGTCCTGGAAAGTGCCAAGGCACTTGGCTACATACCGAACAAAGCTGCAGCTCAGCTGCGCCGGTCAGGGACCGGCGTCATTGCCGTCGTTGAACTTGCAAAGAAAGGACGTCCTTACTATTGGGGAAGCCTGGCGTCCTTTGACTGGTTTTATGGACAGGTAATGCGTGGACTGCAGACTGCAGTTGAAAAGAGCAGTTGGCAATTGACCTTTGCAAGCATCAGAAACGAAGAAGAGCTTTTGCAGCTTGCTGCGCGTTGTGATGGTATCATTGGCTATGATGTCGATGACAAGGAAGAAGAAAAACTTTTCATGGATGCCGGCATTCCATGTATCCTGTGCCATCATATCATGCCTGGGCCGGGATTATGTCGGTTTTCTACAGACAATGAACGTGGTGGAGTCCTGCAGGCGGACTATCTTGGTTCCCTTGGCAAGAGCCGGCCTCTTTATGTTACGGGATATCTTTCCCAGGTCCAGCCTCATGTCCAGAGAATGAAGGGATTCTGTTCCCACGCATGGGAACATTGTGCCGTCGAAGAAGTTGCATTCGGTTGCCGGGGTGAGGTAGAAAAACTTGCAAATAGGGTGCAGGGGATGTTTGAAGATGGACTCATTGACAGTATTGCCTGTGTCAATGACTTGACGTTGGTACAGTTGCTGTTGCATCTGAAGGAGTATGACCTGGCTTGTGTCGGCTATGATGCGGCTCCTTTTTCAGATTTTCTTCCCGGGACCATAGCCTCGGTAGATTTGCATATCGGAACTATTTACCAAAGTGCCCTTGCCAGTCTTATTGCCCACCTTGGAGGAGCTGACCTTGAAGGACGTACCTTTGAGCCTTCTTTGGTAATCAAAGGCGAGGGAAAGCCGTAA
- a CDS encoding UDP-glucose--hexose-1-phosphate uridylyltransferase has protein sequence MINLQDTTHNRYNPLTGEWVKISPHRAKRPWQGQVEAPQVDQRPQYDPHCYLCPGNTRSSGNINPNYTGTYVFTNDFSALLSEGSSEEETKGPNGLLKARGERGICKVICFSPRHDLTLARMPEQAISQVIDVWKAQYLELGTKDFINHVQIFENRGPIMGCSNPHPHGQIWAEEIIPDIPRRELEMQEAYAKVHESVMLLDYALYEAECKERIIVQGKHFLAVVPFWATWPYEAMVLPYKRAISSIDQISEEEEKDLAHIIKRLGIRFDNLFKTSFPYSMGIHQMPTDGKSREGILMHFHYLPPLLRSATVKKFMVGYEMLAMPQRDITPEQAARTLRSLPDIHYIDMLKEQH, from the coding sequence ATGATAAACCTACAAGACACAACACACAACAGGTATAATCCCTTGACCGGCGAATGGGTAAAAATTTCTCCCCATCGGGCAAAACGACCTTGGCAAGGACAGGTCGAAGCACCTCAGGTAGACCAACGGCCGCAGTATGATCCCCATTGCTACCTATGTCCGGGCAATACACGGTCATCAGGCAACATAAACCCTAATTATACAGGTACCTACGTATTCACGAATGACTTTTCAGCACTTCTCTCCGAGGGCTCGAGTGAAGAAGAAACAAAAGGACCGAATGGCCTGCTGAAAGCACGGGGAGAACGTGGTATCTGCAAGGTCATCTGTTTTTCACCACGCCATGACCTGACGCTCGCACGGATGCCGGAACAGGCTATCAGTCAAGTCATCGATGTCTGGAAGGCCCAATATCTTGAACTGGGAACCAAGGATTTCATCAACCACGTCCAGATATTCGAAAACAGAGGCCCGATCATGGGCTGTTCCAACCCACATCCACACGGACAGATCTGGGCAGAGGAAATCATCCCCGATATACCACGTAGGGAACTTGAGATGCAGGAAGCCTATGCAAAGGTGCATGAGAGTGTAATGCTGCTTGACTATGCCCTGTATGAAGCCGAATGCAAGGAAAGGATCATCGTGCAGGGCAAACATTTTCTGGCTGTCGTACCGTTCTGGGCTACATGGCCCTATGAGGCGATGGTACTGCCATATAAGAGAGCAATCAGCAGCATTGACCAAATTTCTGAAGAAGAAGAAAAAGATCTGGCCCATATCATCAAGCGGCTGGGCATCAGGTTTGACAACCTGTTCAAGACAAGTTTCCCCTATTCCATGGGCATCCATCAGATGCCGACTGACGGAAAAAGCCGGGAAGGCATACTCATGCACTTCCATTACCTGCCACCCCTGCTCCGTTCCGCTACAGTCAAGAAATTCATGGTAGGCTATGAAATGCTTGCCATGCCCCAAAGGGACATTACACCGGAACAGGCAGCACGGACACTTCGCAGTCTTCCCGATATACATTATATTGACATGCTCAAGGAGCAACACTGA
- a CDS encoding RecQ family ATP-dependent DNA helicase, translating into MDIALREKIHDLAEQVFGIDYLFPYQELVITEILEAEERQQQAELLVLLPTGSGKSLCFLLPALLVQDNTLLIYPLRSLQRDQETRLEKSKIPFASFHGNQNSEERAQMEQSVVSGKAKLILTNPETLDTPAMLSFLRSCFISLVVIDEAHVVCKWGLTFRPAYCNLGRLLNTLHYRQLLAFTATADATTLKALRTYLFHDTIRMVRGSCDRKNISYYTCRTLAKDRQISLLLRDPSQRPAIVFCSAREETVTACNSFRFHGFRSCAYYHAGLDDKEKQEKENWFLQSDDGVLFATTAYGMGVDKKNVRTTIHRSLCNDALAFLQESGRAGRDKKPAKSYVLLGMEEIKKFISGDVLASVFFSENCYRKALCRLLGEEVDGCSGCSVCDDTVEHTWDGEKEIVSLIAFAPLRYTVTQATKLLCGMSPAKRGNSRWGILSSWKEKDVQITIRCLVSLGIFGKTKGHLFYKIKRRLHLESLFKSYSTQHKT; encoded by the coding sequence ATGGACATAGCACTGAGAGAAAAAATACATGACCTTGCAGAACAGGTCTTTGGCATTGATTACCTTTTCCCCTACCAAGAACTTGTCATTACGGAAATCCTTGAGGCCGAAGAAAGACAACAACAGGCAGAACTGTTGGTACTGCTTCCTACGGGAAGCGGGAAAAGCCTATGCTTCCTATTGCCTGCACTGTTGGTACAGGACAATACCCTGCTTATCTATCCATTGCGTTCACTCCAACGCGACCAAGAAACCCGACTGGAAAAATCCAAGATTCCCTTTGCATCCTTCCATGGGAATCAAAACTCAGAAGAAAGGGCACAGATGGAACAATCTGTAGTCAGTGGCAAAGCAAAACTCATACTTACAAACCCAGAAACACTGGACACGCCTGCCATGCTTAGCTTTCTCAGAAGCTGCTTCATCAGTCTTGTCGTCATCGATGAAGCCCATGTCGTCTGCAAATGGGGACTTACGTTCCGACCTGCATACTGCAACCTCGGCAGGCTTCTGAACACCCTCCATTACAGGCAGTTGCTTGCCTTCACGGCTACTGCCGATGCAACTACATTGAAGGCACTGCGTACCTACCTGTTCCATGATACCATACGGATGGTAAGAGGCAGCTGTGACAGGAAGAACATATCATACTACACCTGTCGGACATTGGCAAAAGACCGGCAGATTTCCCTGTTGCTCAGGGACCCGTCACAGCGTCCCGCAATCGTATTCTGCAGTGCAAGAGAAGAAACTGTGACTGCCTGCAACAGCTTCCGTTTCCATGGCTTCCGATCCTGCGCCTACTATCATGCAGGACTTGACGACAAGGAAAAGCAAGAAAAAGAAAACTGGTTCCTGCAAAGTGACGATGGCGTCCTCTTTGCTACAACCGCCTATGGAATGGGTGTCGACAAGAAAAACGTAAGGACAACGATCCACCGTTCACTTTGCAATGATGCCCTCGCCTTCCTGCAGGAAAGCGGACGGGCAGGACGTGATAAGAAACCTGCCAAAAGTTATGTCCTGCTCGGCATGGAAGAAATAAAAAAATTCATCTCAGGTGACGTACTTGCCTCTGTTTTCTTTTCTGAAAACTGTTATCGCAAAGCTCTCTGCCGCCTGCTCGGAGAAGAAGTCGATGGCTGCAGTGGCTGCAGCGTCTGTGATGATACCGTTGAACATACTTGGGATGGTGAGAAGGAGATCGTCAGCCTGATTGCCTTTGCTCCCTTACGGTATACCGTCACTCAAGCAACAAAACTGCTTTGTGGCATGAGTCCAGCAAAAAGAGGCAACAGCCGATGGGGCATCCTGTCAAGCTGGAAAGAAAAAGATGTACAGATAACAATCAGATGTCTGGTAAGCCTTGGCATATTCGGAAAGACAAAGGGGCATCTTTTCTACAAAATCAAACGAAGACTCCATCTGGAATCATTGTTCAAGAGCTATAGCACACAGCATAAGACATGA